In Gimesia benthica, a single window of DNA contains:
- a CDS encoding PAS domain S-box protein: protein MSGKPTLWWALLGVLLSLVMPTVGSAIVLLFYPETRFAHLPVHSLLETSGGLMAVSIAGILMVESRRKPEAVCYLSMASALIAMGVLDTFHAAVEPGNAFVWLHSVATLAGGVIFATVWISYAPLSGRLSQALIWLILLTSCLLGLHACVFPTQLPSMITEGNFTPLARALNICGGVGFLIAGLFFIVRFHKTAQHESWLFAVHTMLLGAAGILFEMSALWDMAWWWWHFLRISAYIAALSFALRAYHATEQQLIDLNRRLQTSNERLDQTVAQRTRELEAKEERFKLAVAGSTDGLWDWDLLTNKVYYATRFKELLGLKEEEMGDDFFEFEYRLHPDDLTPTKAALSRHIERRKPYDVEYRLQLKNGAYRWFRARGQAIWDDRGRAVRMAGSITDIHDQKLAEAALEYEQFLLETLLTYLPDEIMFKDTEGRFLRVSAALARRLGIENPKEMEGLSNFDFFPADYARKRLAQERDLMQNGIEMLRREENLEGPNGKNLTMLTTKIPLRNRKGKVIGTFGIAHDITEIKRAEERFRLVVEATPNPILLVNLAGTIQLANWAAFQMFGYHLDVLIGMTLENLFSQHSGDVEIQNLRELLNHPRARLLYEPQEVNGVCQDGKLIPLEVRLIPVEIDDEQMVLISLFDMTVHKQIDETLQRARLAAEQANEEKSRFLANMSHEIRTPLNAIIGISELLLDDSPTPQQREFLTIVLESGESLLAIINDLIDISKIEAGKLELETVPFDLREEIGKVFRLLSSHNREKNLAITWEVHEAVPQTLIGDPVHLRQVLMNLVGNAIKFTLEGEVHLEVTREADEAESRVQLLFTVRDTGIGIPAEQLERIFSRFVQADSSTTRQFGGSGLGLTITAGIVEAMQGRIWAESEEGHGSIFRFTLTLPVGNALEEKVASNSPETEALPSERPALRMSAPLRVLVAEDGRSNQRLVKALLEKWGHTVQIAENGRLAVQRWRSEPFDLILMDVTMPEMDGLEATGLIREEEAESDAHIPIIAMTARVMQSDVKACLESGMDGYIAKPIHKQELDAALVKFLPATAVDESDDIPAEPEPDACEALVDWQEALRVVEGDEGLLCELIRESLTELPELMERLERDLKHGDAPQAYRHAHTTKAAARTFGIPALLKQAEQTEEAAANGDLETVSAQLPVLREIVSQALLELEQRLKHEV from the coding sequence ATGTCAGGTAAACCGACTCTCTGGTGGGCCCTGCTGGGAGTGCTGCTCTCACTCGTCATGCCGACGGTCGGCAGTGCCATCGTGCTGCTGTTTTATCCGGAGACCCGCTTCGCCCACCTGCCCGTACATTCGCTGCTGGAAACATCAGGCGGTCTGATGGCGGTCTCGATTGCCGGGATCCTGATGGTGGAATCCCGTCGCAAGCCGGAAGCAGTCTGCTACCTGTCGATGGCAAGTGCCCTGATTGCGATGGGCGTACTCGATACATTCCACGCGGCTGTGGAACCGGGCAATGCCTTTGTCTGGCTGCACAGCGTCGCCACCCTTGCGGGAGGGGTGATCTTCGCTACTGTCTGGATCAGTTATGCCCCGCTGTCGGGCCGGCTCTCTCAAGCACTGATCTGGCTGATCCTGCTGACCAGCTGCCTGTTGGGATTACATGCCTGCGTGTTCCCCACTCAACTGCCGTCGATGATTACTGAGGGCAACTTTACTCCACTGGCGCGGGCGCTCAATATCTGTGGCGGCGTGGGATTTCTGATCGCGGGACTGTTTTTCATTGTGCGGTTCCATAAAACAGCACAGCATGAATCGTGGCTGTTTGCCGTGCATACGATGTTGCTGGGGGCAGCGGGGATTCTGTTTGAAATGTCGGCACTGTGGGACATGGCCTGGTGGTGGTGGCATTTCCTGCGGATCAGTGCCTACATCGCTGCCCTTTCGTTTGCACTGCGGGCGTACCACGCCACGGAGCAGCAACTGATCGATCTCAACCGGCGTCTACAGACCTCCAATGAGCGGCTGGATCAGACCGTTGCCCAACGCACCCGGGAACTGGAGGCCAAAGAGGAGCGGTTCAAGCTGGCCGTTGCGGGATCCACCGATGGACTGTGGGACTGGGATCTGCTGACCAATAAGGTCTATTACGCGACACGCTTCAAGGAACTGCTGGGACTCAAAGAAGAGGAAATGGGTGACGACTTTTTCGAATTTGAATATCGTCTGCATCCCGATGATCTCACCCCAACCAAAGCCGCCCTCAGCAGACACATCGAACGGCGTAAACCGTATGACGTGGAGTACCGACTTCAGTTGAAAAACGGGGCTTACCGCTGGTTTCGTGCCCGTGGGCAGGCGATCTGGGATGACCGGGGACGCGCAGTGCGGATGGCGGGATCGATTACCGATATTCACGACCAGAAGCTGGCCGAAGCCGCGCTCGAGTACGAACAGTTTCTGCTGGAAACCCTGCTCACCTATCTGCCCGATGAGATCATGTTCAAAGATACCGAAGGTCGGTTCCTGCGTGTGAGTGCGGCGCTTGCCCGGCGACTGGGAATAGAGAATCCCAAAGAGATGGAGGGGCTCTCCAACTTCGATTTCTTCCCCGCGGATTACGCCCGGAAACGCCTCGCGCAGGAACGGGATCTGATGCAGAACGGAATCGAGATGTTGCGTCGGGAAGAGAATCTGGAGGGACCAAACGGGAAGAATCTCACCATGCTGACAACAAAAATCCCGCTACGGAACCGCAAGGGGAAAGTCATCGGCACCTTCGGCATCGCACACGATATTACCGAAATCAAACGGGCTGAAGAACGCTTTCGGCTCGTTGTGGAAGCGACGCCGAACCCGATCCTGCTGGTGAATCTCGCGGGCACGATCCAGTTGGCCAACTGGGCCGCGTTCCAGATGTTTGGTTACCACCTGGACGTGTTGATCGGCATGACACTGGAAAACCTGTTCTCCCAGCACTCGGGGGACGTGGAAATTCAGAACCTGCGCGAACTGCTGAACCATCCGCGGGCGAGGTTGCTTTACGAGCCCCAGGAAGTAAACGGCGTCTGTCAGGACGGGAAGCTGATTCCCCTGGAAGTCCGACTGATTCCCGTGGAAATCGACGATGAGCAGATGGTGCTGATCAGTCTGTTTGACATGACCGTGCATAAACAGATTGACGAAACTCTGCAGCGGGCCCGGCTGGCCGCCGAGCAGGCGAATGAAGAAAAGAGCCGCTTCCTGGCCAATATGAGTCACGAGATCCGCACGCCATTGAATGCGATCATCGGCATTTCTGAGCTGCTGCTCGATGATTCACCAACACCCCAGCAGCGGGAATTTTTGACGATCGTACTGGAATCGGGCGAATCGCTGCTTGCAATCATAAATGATCTCATCGATATCTCCAAAATTGAGGCGGGAAAACTCGAACTGGAGACGGTTCCCTTTGATCTGCGGGAAGAGATCGGCAAGGTCTTTCGGTTGCTCAGTTCACACAACCGGGAGAAAAATCTGGCGATCACGTGGGAGGTACACGAGGCAGTACCGCAGACTCTGATTGGTGATCCCGTGCACCTGAGACAGGTGTTGATGAACCTGGTGGGGAATGCGATCAAATTTACGCTTGAGGGGGAGGTCCACCTGGAGGTCACACGCGAAGCCGATGAAGCAGAGAGCCGCGTGCAACTGCTGTTTACGGTCCGCGATACGGGCATCGGCATTCCAGCAGAACAGTTGGAGCGGATTTTCTCGCGGTTCGTGCAGGCGGACTCTTCGACCACGCGTCAGTTTGGCGGTTCGGGACTGGGCCTGACAATCACTGCCGGCATTGTCGAAGCGATGCAGGGACGCATCTGGGCAGAAAGCGAAGAGGGCCACGGCAGCATCTTCCGCTTCACGCTCACGCTGCCGGTGGGGAACGCGTTGGAAGAGAAAGTCGCCAGTAATTCCCCTGAAACAGAAGCGTTGCCGTCTGAGAGACCGGCTCTGCGGATGAGTGCGCCGCTGCGGGTACTGGTCGCCGAGGATGGAAGATCGAACCAGCGGCTGGTTAAAGCGCTGCTGGAGAAGTGGGGACATACTGTGCAGATCGCGGAAAATGGACGTCTTGCGGTACAGCGCTGGCGAAGTGAGCCGTTCGATCTGATCCTGATGGATGTAACGATGCCCGAAATGGACGGGCTGGAGGCGACGGGCTTGATTCGTGAAGAGGAAGCGGAGAGCGATGCACACATTCCGATCATCGCGATGACAGCGCGGGTGATGCAGTCCGATGTGAAAGCGTGTCTTGAGTCGGGAATGGATGGCTACATTGCCAAGCCGATTCATAAACAGGAACTCGATGCTGCTTTGGTGAAGTTCTTGCCTGCGACTGCTGTCGACGAATCAGACGACATACCGGCTGAACCGGAACCAGATGCGTGCGAAGCTCTGGTTGACTGGCAGGAAGCATTACGGGTGGTCGAGGGGGATGAAGGCCTGCTCTGCGAGTTGATCCGGGAAAGTCTCACCGAACTGCCTGAATTAATGGAACGGTTGGAACGGGATTTGAAACACGGCGATGCCCCCCAGGCCTATCGCCACGCCCACACCACAAAAGCAGCCGCGCGAACATTCGGCATCCCTGCCCTGCTGAAACAGGCCGAACAGACCGAGGAAGCCGCCGCGAACGGGGACCTGGAAACCGTGAGCGCGCAATTACCGGTGCTGCGTGAGATTGTCAGTCAGGCCTTGCTGGAACTGGAACAGCGGTTGAAGCATGAGGTTTGA
- a CDS encoding PQQ-like beta-propeller repeat protein — protein sequence MSVSRIFSLCVLSTVSVITAPALLSAEDWFEFRGPTGQGHSSQTSLPTAWSPTEHVLWNTKIPGVGWSSPIIVGEKVFVTTAVPEGDGPMPEQSLRVVCLDLESGKILWDKEIFQETKETVQRIHKKNSHASPTPISDGKVLYVHFGTHGTACLTLDGDVVWKTNALKYEMQHGNGGSPILVDDKLVVICDGKGSNFIAALDRKTGEIAWKVERNVDGRKKFSFATPLLITVNGEEQIVAPGTDVISGHSPKDGKEIWHLDYTGYSVIPRPIYSHGLIFVTTSYDRPTLLAIRPDGKGDVTETHLAWSNKNQIPHTPSLLVVGDELYTVSDKGIAQCFDAKTGKLHWKERVGGNYSASPLFADGKIYFQSEEGETTIIAPGTTYKEISRNHLKEPTLASYAVAGDTLLIRTKSQLYRIGK from the coding sequence GTGAGTGTTTCCCGAATTTTCTCTCTCTGCGTACTCTCAACCGTCTCTGTAATCACTGCCCCTGCACTGCTCTCAGCTGAGGACTGGTTTGAATTTCGTGGCCCGACCGGCCAGGGACATTCTTCCCAGACATCGCTGCCGACCGCCTGGAGCCCGACCGAACATGTGCTGTGGAATACCAAGATTCCCGGCGTTGGCTGGTCGTCTCCGATTATTGTCGGCGAGAAAGTATTCGTCACCACCGCTGTCCCCGAGGGGGATGGCCCCATGCCCGAGCAGTCGCTGCGGGTAGTCTGCCTGGATCTGGAGTCGGGTAAGATTCTCTGGGATAAAGAGATCTTCCAGGAAACCAAAGAGACCGTACAACGGATTCACAAGAAGAACAGCCACGCCAGCCCAACACCGATCTCAGACGGTAAAGTACTCTATGTGCATTTCGGTACGCACGGCACCGCCTGCCTGACATTGGACGGAGACGTGGTCTGGAAGACAAATGCCCTCAAATATGAGATGCAGCATGGCAACGGAGGATCGCCGATCCTGGTCGACGATAAACTGGTTGTGATCTGCGACGGTAAAGGTTCCAACTTCATCGCCGCCCTGGATCGCAAGACGGGCGAGATCGCCTGGAAGGTGGAACGGAACGTTGATGGCCGGAAAAAGTTTTCGTTCGCCACGCCGCTGCTGATCACCGTGAACGGGGAAGAACAGATTGTGGCCCCGGGCACCGATGTGATCTCGGGACATTCTCCCAAGGACGGCAAAGAGATCTGGCACCTGGATTACACTGGTTACTCCGTCATCCCCCGCCCGATTTACAGTCATGGTCTGATCTTCGTGACGACCAGCTACGACCGCCCTACTCTGCTGGCAATTCGTCCGGACGGTAAAGGGGATGTGACGGAGACGCACCTGGCCTGGTCCAACAAGAACCAGATTCCGCATACACCTTCACTGCTGGTCGTGGGCGACGAGCTATATACAGTGAGTGACAAAGGGATTGCCCAGTGTTTTGATGCCAAAACCGGCAAACTGCACTGGAAAGAACGCGTGGGCGGTAACTACTCTGCCTCTCCACTGTTCGCAGATGGCAAGATTTATTTCCAGAGCGAAGAGGGGGAAACCACGATCATCGCTCCTGGAACAACCTATAAAGAGATCAGCCGCAATCACCTGAAAGAGCCGACACTCGCGTCTTACGCCGTCGCCGGTGACACGCTGCTGATTCGCACGAAATCACAACTCTACCGGATTGGGAAGTAA
- the rpiB gene encoding ribose 5-phosphate isomerase B: MTAPVPSEEPVKKIVVASDHAGYRYKRRIIEYLTQQGYQVEDFGTDSTESVDYPDFIFPAAKAVAAGEFERGIVLGGSGNGEAIAANRVKGVRCALCWNEKSARLARQHNNANMISLGERMVSMHDVYEIIDIWLNTPFEGGRHQRRIEKLDE, translated from the coding sequence ATGACCGCTCCAGTACCTTCAGAAGAACCTGTTAAGAAAATTGTAGTTGCCTCCGACCACGCCGGTTATCGCTACAAACGACGAATCATCGAATACCTGACGCAACAGGGCTACCAAGTCGAAGATTTCGGCACCGATTCGACCGAGTCGGTCGATTACCCGGACTTCATCTTCCCTGCCGCTAAAGCAGTGGCTGCAGGTGAGTTCGAGCGAGGCATTGTGCTGGGAGGATCAGGAAACGGCGAAGCGATTGCCGCCAATCGGGTCAAAGGGGTGCGCTGTGCCTTGTGCTGGAACGAGAAGTCAGCCCGACTGGCACGACAGCATAACAATGCAAATATGATCTCGCTGGGCGAACGTATGGTCTCGATGCACGACGTGTATGAGATCATCGATATCTGGCTGAATACCCCCTTTGAAGGGGGACGTCACCAGAGACGCATCGAAAAACTGGACGAGTAA
- a CDS encoding carboxypeptidase-like regulatory domain-containing protein: MKLFLISGRAVRMLATLCLLSATVGCGGSIHPDYSQLGLVDVSGTVTLDGQPLSGAEVAFEAPDGTYSAGVTDSSGNFDLMFNTEKSGCLIGDKTVRIRMAGNPEGMGEAPDDAGNSDEGGKQKPAPGKIPAAYNQESTLKATVDADHTSFQFDLKSNP, encoded by the coding sequence ATGAAACTGTTTCTAATTTCCGGTCGCGCGGTTCGAATGCTGGCGACCCTTTGTCTGCTCAGCGCAACGGTCGGCTGTGGTGGTTCGATCCATCCCGATTACAGCCAGCTCGGTCTGGTCGATGTCTCCGGAACCGTGACCCTCGACGGGCAGCCTCTGTCCGGTGCCGAGGTCGCTTTCGAAGCCCCCGATGGCACCTACTCCGCTGGTGTGACGGACTCCAGCGGCAATTTCGACCTGATGTTCAACACAGAAAAATCGGGTTGCCTGATCGGTGACAAAACGGTCCGTATTCGGATGGCCGGTAATCCCGAAGGCATGGGAGAGGCCCCCGACGATGCAGGGAACTCGGATGAAGGGGGCAAGCAGAAACCGGCTCCCGGCAAGATTCCCGCGGCGTACAATCAAGAGTCGACCCTCAAAGCGACCGTCGACGCCGACCACACCTCGTTCCAGTTCGATCTCAAAAGTAATCCTTGA
- a CDS encoding DUF1559 domain-containing protein, whose protein sequence is MLPNAHAHRRRTGFTLIELLVVIAIIAILIALLLPAVQQAREAARRSQCKNNLKQLAIGMHNYHDVHGLLPFGWDQRGAGWSAMILPMIDRANIYNTLIFQESGDGNWDSGSANTTAASTYLPVLVCPSAPIKKHYSFNGIPNRAPSTYLGNSGSEASSDDESTKITGTRSLEDTTQNGLFYACSSVVLRDIKDGTSNTFMLGETQTDIEFGKDGQSMDHWVIGSPQTDPCGCNNGTGGTEFTEFVGSAYPRMNARRTEPTVSGHLMELSYGSWHVGGGHMAYADGSVHFLSENMDLNVYRGLATRNGREVVTP, encoded by the coding sequence ATGTTACCCAACGCCCACGCACACCGACGACGCACTGGCTTCACTCTGATTGAGCTGCTGGTCGTCATCGCGATCATTGCCATTCTGATCGCCTTGCTCCTGCCCGCCGTTCAGCAGGCACGCGAAGCCGCCCGTCGCTCACAATGTAAAAACAATCTCAAGCAGCTCGCCATCGGCATGCACAACTACCACGATGTCCACGGTCTGCTCCCCTTCGGCTGGGATCAGCGCGGGGCCGGCTGGAGTGCCATGATTCTACCCATGATCGACCGGGCCAACATTTACAACACCCTCATCTTCCAGGAATCAGGTGACGGCAACTGGGACTCCGGTTCTGCCAATACTACCGCTGCCAGCACCTATCTCCCCGTACTCGTCTGCCCCAGTGCTCCCATCAAAAAGCACTACAGCTTCAACGGCATCCCGAACCGGGCCCCCTCGACTTACCTCGGGAACTCCGGGTCTGAAGCTTCTTCGGATGATGAATCGACCAAGATCACGGGCACCAGGTCGCTGGAAGACACCACGCAGAACGGTCTGTTCTACGCCTGCAGCAGCGTCGTGCTCCGCGATATCAAAGACGGAACCTCCAATACCTTCATGCTCGGCGAAACGCAGACCGACATCGAGTTCGGCAAAGACGGGCAGTCCATGGACCACTGGGTCATCGGTTCTCCCCAGACCGATCCCTGCGGTTGTAATAACGGCACAGGCGGAACGGAGTTCACCGAGTTCGTCGGCTCAGCCTATCCCCGGATGAATGCCCGTCGCACCGAACCGACCGTCAGCGGACATCTGATGGAACTTTCTTACGGCAGCTGGCACGTCGGGGGCGGACACATGGCCTATGCGGATGGCTCGGTTCATTTCCTCTCGGAGAATATGGATCTGAACGTCTACCGCGGCCTGGCTACACGCAATGGCCGGGAAGTCGTGACTCCGTAA
- a CDS encoding N,N-dimethylformamidase beta subunit family domain-containing protein, which yields MKEIDADRRNLLKGAVATSLASLAGNFSLNSAHAAKADPDLIHRENLKEGSTDWQLTRVMLDSRNGFRSSKIEGYCSKQSVAAGEPIDIMVSTRPAQEFKIEIFRTGYYGGRGARLMTTLGPFEGKPQPVPQPGKKNLHECHWDSAVTLTIPDDWPSGVYLGRLSTLKDKTGHGYWQSYVVFIVKDDRPADILFQCSDNTWQAYNKWPSNYSVYTHPKGNQGPWADVSFDRPYAKYAQIYENPQSLGSGEWLCFEFPFAYWLEKHGYDVTYCSNSDMITPDHGLKCKSFLSVGHDEYWDIRQYESAVKMRDAGVNLLFFSGNSVCWVTPLLNSTDGRPKRIMFRGGPYGGKYKYAEDRERDNGPFPHRGPDEGYLMGSRNVDPVNGGGDWVCELPDHWIFEGTGMKKGDSIPGLIGWEYHGDPPQDIPGLEVVAKGTALQGGVNPQEWTATIYPGPKNNFVFNASTIFWCQDLSSPPGHMLPWSHWSRPHGPDERVQRITHNIIRRAIS from the coding sequence ATGAAAGAGATAGATGCAGATCGCCGGAATCTGTTGAAAGGGGCCGTCGCAACATCGCTGGCTTCACTCGCCGGAAACTTCTCACTCAACAGTGCCCACGCCGCCAAAGCAGACCCCGATTTAATTCATCGGGAAAACCTCAAAGAAGGATCCACCGACTGGCAGCTCACCCGCGTCATGCTCGATAGCCGCAATGGATTTCGTTCGTCCAAGATTGAAGGCTACTGTTCGAAGCAGAGCGTCGCTGCCGGCGAGCCGATTGACATCATGGTCTCCACCCGACCGGCGCAAGAGTTCAAAATCGAAATCTTCCGCACCGGCTATTACGGCGGTCGCGGTGCCCGGCTGATGACCACACTCGGCCCGTTCGAGGGCAAGCCACAGCCCGTTCCCCAACCGGGCAAAAAGAATCTGCACGAATGCCACTGGGACTCCGCGGTCACACTGACGATTCCCGATGACTGGCCCAGCGGCGTCTACCTGGGCCGGCTCTCCACACTCAAAGATAAGACCGGTCACGGCTACTGGCAGAGCTATGTCGTCTTCATCGTTAAAGACGATCGCCCTGCGGACATCCTCTTCCAGTGTTCCGACAATACCTGGCAGGCCTATAACAAGTGGCCCAGCAACTATTCGGTCTACACGCATCCCAAAGGGAACCAAGGCCCCTGGGCCGATGTCAGCTTTGACCGTCCCTATGCCAAGTATGCCCAGATCTATGAGAACCCGCAGTCACTCGGCTCGGGGGAATGGCTCTGCTTTGAATTCCCCTTCGCCTACTGGCTGGAAAAACATGGTTACGATGTGACCTACTGTTCCAACAGCGACATGATCACCCCCGATCACGGACTGAAATGCAAGTCGTTCCTCTCGGTGGGCCACGATGAATACTGGGATATTCGCCAGTACGAGTCGGCGGTCAAAATGCGCGACGCGGGCGTGAACCTGCTCTTCTTCTCTGGTAATTCCGTCTGTTGGGTCACACCGCTGCTGAACAGCACCGACGGGCGTCCCAAACGGATCATGTTCCGCGGTGGTCCTTACGGCGGAAAATATAAATACGCCGAAGACCGTGAGCGAGACAACGGCCCCTTCCCGCACCGCGGTCCCGACGAAGGTTACCTGATGGGATCCCGTAATGTTGATCCGGTCAACGGGGGCGGCGACTGGGTCTGCGAACTGCCCGACCACTGGATCTTCGAAGGGACGGGCATGAAAAAAGGAGACTCGATTCCCGGTCTTATCGGCTGGGAATATCACGGCGATCCACCACAGGACATTCCCGGACTCGAAGTCGTGGCAAAAGGAACCGCCCTGCAGGGAGGCGTGAATCCACAAGAGTGGACCGCTACGATTTACCCCGGCCCGAAGAACAACTTCGTGTTTAACGCTTCGACCATCTTCTGGTGTCAGGATCTCTCCAGCCCGCCCGGGCACATGCTTCCCTGGTCACACTGGTCCCGACCGCACGGACCCGATGAACGTGTGCAGCGAATTACACACAACATCATCCGCCGCGCGATCTCCTGA
- a CDS encoding M20 metallopeptidase family protein translates to MASFSIDQTESRAFYQSLTKQLHEELDELEPTLIQTRRTLHQKPEISGEEKETSQLICNTLRDIGLEPQLMNNDIGVVADMTLGTPAEDAPLIAIRADIDALRITDLKEVDYCSHNPGVGHLCGHDAHTSIALGVALAAGRVKELFESEWPGQGLRLRFIFQPAEEICMGARWMVEQGALEGVSAIIGLHMDPEIQAGTANIRYGVMTAFCDEVHFEIHGRGGHAARPHHGNDPITTAAQLISSLYQNLPRSIDSRMPAVFTIGQISSGLAPNVIPEIAELKGSLRSTNDQAREVLHDRIQNIASGVAQSTNTRIEVLFKSPLPAVVNDKTISAALEQASIDVLGLEQVGLIDLPSMGGEDFSIYLQHVPGSMLRLGCARPDQKTVFLHSPYFDIDERVLKIGSRILLQAALLLSLNPQLIQKGN, encoded by the coding sequence GTGGCCTCATTCTCAATAGATCAGACAGAAAGCCGAGCCTTTTATCAGTCACTTACGAAACAGCTGCATGAGGAGTTGGACGAGCTCGAGCCAACACTCATTCAAACACGACGCACACTGCATCAGAAACCGGAAATCAGCGGAGAAGAAAAAGAGACTTCGCAACTGATCTGCAACACGCTGCGTGACATCGGCCTCGAACCGCAGCTGATGAATAACGACATCGGTGTGGTCGCCGACATGACGCTGGGAACGCCGGCCGAGGACGCACCGCTGATCGCGATTCGGGCCGACATTGATGCGCTGCGGATCACGGACCTCAAAGAAGTCGATTACTGCTCGCATAATCCAGGTGTCGGTCACCTGTGCGGCCACGATGCTCATACGTCGATTGCCCTGGGTGTGGCGCTCGCTGCGGGACGGGTGAAGGAGCTGTTCGAGAGCGAATGGCCGGGCCAGGGATTACGGCTGCGGTTCATTTTTCAACCGGCGGAAGAGATCTGCATGGGTGCCCGCTGGATGGTGGAACAGGGCGCCCTGGAAGGGGTGAGTGCGATCATCGGGCTGCACATGGATCCGGAAATCCAGGCGGGAACCGCGAACATCCGCTATGGCGTGATGACTGCGTTCTGCGATGAAGTCCATTTTGAAATTCATGGTCGCGGCGGACACGCTGCCCGGCCGCATCACGGAAATGATCCGATCACCACGGCAGCCCAACTGATCTCAAGCCTGTATCAGAACCTGCCCCGCTCAATTGACTCGCGCATGCCGGCGGTATTTACCATTGGTCAGATCTCCTCGGGGCTGGCACCGAATGTGATTCCCGAAATTGCGGAACTGAAAGGAAGCCTGCGTTCCACCAACGACCAGGCACGCGAAGTCCTGCACGATCGGATTCAGAATATCGCCAGCGGCGTCGCCCAGAGTACGAATACCCGGATTGAAGTGCTGTTCAAATCGCCTCTACCCGCGGTCGTGAATGACAAAACGATTTCGGCCGCACTGGAACAGGCGTCGATCGACGTACTGGGGCTTGAGCAGGTCGGACTGATCGATCTGCCCAGCATGGGGGGAGAAGATTTTTCCATTTATCTGCAGCACGTACCCGGTTCGATGTTGCGACTGGGGTGTGCCCGTCCCGATCAAAAAACGGTGTTTTTGCATTCTCCCTATTTCGATATCGATGAGCGTGTGCTTAAAATAGGAAGTCGCATCTTACTGCAGGCTGCTTTGCTGCTTTCGCTGAACCCGCAACTCATCCAAAAAGGGAATTAG
- a CDS encoding carboxylate-amine ligase, translating into MGTLSFARNDYPTLGVELELQLVDAETFALSNSITDLLQGMPPHMKETIKPELMQSYLEINTGVCRTVGDVRKDLTQKLEAVTNVTDQLGLKLFWAATHPFSSWRDQKITVNDRYYELVELMQDVARRLVTFGLHVHVGVDSGDKAVMVCDRMLRYLPLLLALSSNSPFWENRNTGLHSNRSKIMEGLPTAGLPPNMRNYSEYTWLINHLISTGFINTIREIWWDIRPHHNFGTVEIRVCDMPANLEQVLSIAAFVQCLVKCISDEIDEGAYQLQHHPMMVQQNKWRATRYGIDASLVNSDSYQLYSVIDSTTHLVDLVSPMSERLECTDELQRIYDLVHNSGAKRQLAIMEETNDKREVVKRMIEENSLF; encoded by the coding sequence ATGGGGACCCTCTCTTTTGCCCGTAACGATTATCCGACACTGGGTGTGGAACTGGAACTGCAGCTGGTGGATGCGGAAACCTTCGCCCTCTCCAACTCGATTACGGATCTACTGCAGGGGATGCCCCCTCATATGAAAGAGACCATCAAGCCGGAGTTAATGCAGAGCTACCTGGAAATCAACACGGGCGTCTGCCGCACGGTAGGTGACGTTCGCAAAGACCTGACACAGAAACTGGAAGCGGTGACCAATGTGACCGACCAGCTGGGGCTGAAGCTGTTCTGGGCCGCGACGCACCCCTTCTCTTCCTGGCGGGATCAGAAGATAACAGTCAACGATCGTTATTACGAACTCGTGGAACTGATGCAGGACGTGGCCCGACGCCTGGTGACCTTCGGTCTGCACGTGCATGTGGGCGTTGATTCGGGCGACAAAGCGGTGATGGTCTGCGACCGGATGCTGCGTTACCTGCCGCTGCTGCTGGCACTCTCGTCGAACTCGCCGTTCTGGGAGAACCGCAACACCGGCCTGCATTCAAACCGATCCAAGATCATGGAAGGTCTGCCCACCGCGGGATTGCCGCCGAACATGCGGAACTACAGCGAATACACGTGGCTGATCAACCACCTGATCAGCACGGGCTTCATCAATACGATCCGTGAAATCTGGTGGGACATCCGTCCGCATCATAATTTCGGGACCGTGGAAATCCGCGTGTGCGACATGCCGGCCAATCTGGAACAGGTACTGTCGATCGCCGCGTTCGTGCAGTGCCTGGTGAAATGCATTTCTGATGAAATTGATGAAGGCGCCTACCAGTTGCAGCATCACCCGATGATGGTGCAGCAGAACAAGTGGCGGGCGACCCGCTACGGCATCGACGCGAGCCTGGTTAACAGCGACAGTTACCAGCTGTATTCGGTGATCGATTCGACGACGCACCTGGTCGATCTGGTCTCTCCGATGTCAGAGCGTCTGGAGTGTACGGACGAATTACAGCGGATCTACGATCTGGTTCATAACTCCGGTGCCAAGCGGCAGTTGGCCATCATGGAGGAGACCAATGATAAACGGGAAGTCGTGAAACGGATGATCGAGGAAAATAGCCTCTTCTGA